In Humulus lupulus chromosome 6, drHumLupu1.1, whole genome shotgun sequence, a single genomic region encodes these proteins:
- the LOC133784945 gene encoding uncharacterized protein LOC133784945, with the protein MAPKRFRKNAKGVFSSEVEFDATKFISKEAFKRYQDAVVKQKTMIEERGFDMEIRHGYPSIAEQIEKRHWTKFCSQPDAAIIPIVREFYANGISQFTAMATVRGVNVNFSSASINQFYGLPSIDNDEYSQIVDNLDLNEIIQFLCKPNTQWKLTETGHPIKFKREAMGVIEKA; encoded by the coding sequence ATGGCTCCAAAGAGATTTCGAAAGAATGCTAAAGGTGTTTTCTCATCTGAGGTTGAGTTTGATGCCACCAAATTTATTTCTAAGGAGGCATTCAAACGCTATCAAGATGCGGTAGTGAAACAGAAAACGATGATTGAAGAAAGGGGATTCGATATGGAGATTCGTCATGGGTATCCATCTATTGCAGAACAGATTGAGAAAAGACATTGGACAAAATTTTGTTCACAACCAGATGCTGCAATAATCCCTATTGTCAGAGAGTTCTATGCTAATGGAATTTCTCAATTTACAGCTATGGCTACAGTGCGAGGAGTTAATGTGAACTTCTCAAGTGCATCCATAAATCAATTTTATGGGCTTCCTAGCATTGACAATGATGAGTACAGCCAAATCGTTGATAATCTTGACTTGAATGAGATTATCCAATTTCTGTGTAAGCCAAATACCCAATGGAAGTTAACTGAAACAGGTCATCCTATTAAATTTAAGAGAGAGGCGATGGGAGTTATTGAAAAAGCATGA